DNA from Plasmodium falciparum 3D7 genome assembly, chromosome: 8:
ATATGTAAAAGAAATGACCCCAGAAGAAATTGTCAATTCTAGGCCATTCAGAAGAGGTGGATTTAGACCACGATTTTATAGAGGATTTAGAGGAGGAAGAGGTGGATTTTTAAGAAGAGGAGGATATAGAGGTTTTGGTGACAGAGTATATGAACCAAGAAGTAGCTTCAGAGGTGGAAGAGGTAGCGGATATGGTGGAAATTTCGGAAGAGGTGGATACAGATCAGGTGGTGGTATGGGTGGTGGATTCAGAGGTGGATTCAGAGGAGGATTTAGAGGTGGAAGAGATGGTGGCTACAGAGGTGGAAACAGAGGAGGTAGCAGAAGTGGATTTAGAGGTGGCAGAGGTGGATTCAGAGGTGGAAGAGCTTTatcataaattaatatataaataataaaaaaaaatatataaacacacatatttatatacacaaaataaaatataatataatattatataactaaaaaaaaatataataaataaatataaataaaaaaaaaaaaaaaaatataacagaATAAAACAATTggaattgtatatatatttatatatatatatatatatatatatatatatgtgtatgtattatttttaaatatttatcttattgaatatttaaataatatatatgatactttttataagatctttacattatatatatatatatatatatatatatatatataataaaaatatcaacatagccacaaaaaaaaaaaaaaaaaatatatat
Protein-coding regions in this window:
- a CDS encoding DNA/RNA-binding protein Alba 1 produces the protein MKKDREPIDEDEMRITSTGRMTNYVNYGAKILGDEDKKSIKIKATGNAIGKAVTLAEIIKRRFKGLHQITRCGSTVITDQYVSGQDNSEHVVQEKTVSFIEILLSREQLDMKDAGYQPPLDEKYVKEMTPEEIVNSRPFRRGGFRPRFYRGFRGGRGGFLRRGGYRGFGDRVYEPRSSFRGGRGSGYGGNFGRGGYRSGGGMGGGFRGGFRGGFRGGRDGGYRGGNRGGSRSGFRGGRGGFRGGRALS